In Chryseobacterium sp., the genomic window TCTGTAATTCTTTTCTGAATAAATAAATGTCTTCCATATTCTACGACCGTTTTGCTTACTCAATATTTTAAATTTTGGAACGCAAGATTTTATTTTCTCTGTAAATCCTTTATTCATCGTATTTCTTTCTGTCGTAACCCTATATTTTAGCGTTCCCTTTGTGTTCCTGTGGTGTTCCGTTAGCGTTCTTCAACTGTCGTATTTGATTCTGCAAAAACTCTTTGATTTCACTTCTCAATTTTTGGTGATTATCCCAATAGCTGATTTTATATTTTATTCCTTTGTTGGCAAAACCTCCGTTTTGTTTGATGTAATCTAATTCCGTCAACGCCTGTATATATCGGAACATTTGCGTTTTACTGATATTGAACTCTTGTCTTATTTCTCTTAAAATAAATTCTTGGTTCTCATTCTTTACATACTTCTTTAATCTTTCGTAGAACTGTCTCAGACTTCCGTCCAGCTCGTCAACTTTCAACACGACGCTTTCAAACAAAACCTCTGTAGCCTGTTCTATATCTTCGATTTCTGTAATCAGAAAACCGTTTTTAACTTCTCTCTGATACTGATTAATAAAAGTAACTTGCTTTATTACCGCTTGATACATTTCGTTTAATCTCCTTATTTTATGAACCTTTTCGGGAAGATTCAGTTTTGTTGCATACGGATTTATTACTTCGTAATATTTCAGATTTCTAACTAATTTCTGTACAAAACCGATTGCCTTTTCCTGTTCGTTTCTATCGATTTCTCCTGCATTTCTGCGGTTCTGATACTCGATAATTCTTTGTGTCTGTTCTTTGCTTTCATCGACTGCCAACAAAAAACTCCGGCTCATATTATCCTCATACGTTTCGCCTTTGGTCGTTGCTGATAAACTGCTGAACTGTCCTTTTACAATCTTATGAGAAGATTTATTGTTTCCTTTCTTATCCTTGATGGTTACTGAACTTCTTAACACTTGATTGCTGATAAATTCTCTTAGCGCATACAAAGCATCTTCTTTTAATCCGTCCAGATCTTCAATGATAATTATCTTTCCGTGTAAATCAAATTCTCCCCAGTTATACAAACTGGATTCTGTAATTCTCGTAAACCGGAGTACATCTTCCTGTGGCATTAAATCCGCAATTCTGCTGATAATATGCGTTTTTCCGCTTCCCGAACTTCCTTGTACCAATGCGTGTAATGGGTTCTTATTTAAGTAGCTTATAATGATTAAAAACAATAATAATCTGCTGTTTTCTTCCCCGATGATTCCTGCTTTTTCGATGAGTTGATTGAGAGATTTCAATAAATCTTTCTGCTCTAAAAAATCTACAGCATTTAAGTTTTTACTATTTTTTACTATTTCGTCTTTTTCGGTTTTCGTAATTTCCTTTTCTTCAGTGACTTGTATTCTTTCTGTGGAGATAGAGGGACTCTCCACAACTTCTTCAGTCGAAAAAATAAATTTCCGTTTTTCTAATAAGTCAATAAATATTTCTTCATTGTGGAACTGCAACGTTTCATTGACATCTTTATTCGGAAGTTCAACCGTTGACAGCGTAATCGTCGGGCTCATAACCCGAAGGTCTTCAGCATATTTTTTTACCGCTTTTTCTCCTGCATCGTCTTGGTCAAAACAGAAAATAATTTCTTCAAGTTCCGGAAGTTCTTTTATTGCTTTTAAGATTTCTTCATTTAATCCATTGGTTCCAAAACAGCTTATTAGACTGTAATTGTCCCGTATTTCTTTTATCTGGAGTAAACTTGCACAATCGATAATCGCCTCCGTTAAAATCAGTTTTTTAGTTTCCTTTTTTGGATAACCGGGATAGATTCCTTTTCGGTCTTTCAGATAATAATGCTTCGCTTTATCATCGTTTAAAATACTTCTAAAATATAATCCTGTAACTTGATTCTTCTGATTTCTAAGCGCAAAACAGATGCACCATTTCGCAAAAGGACTGTAACCTTTTTCACCTGTTCTGCTGTTGATTAATCCTTTGTCCTGCAACAATCCAACTTCTAAAGCCTGTTTCAATAATTCCTCCGTTTTCCTTTCCCCGTGGTGGAACTGTCCCGAGTTGTAACCGATTTCTAAAATACTGTTGTCGAGATTTCTTTTTTCCAAATATTCTTTTGCTGGTTTACTGTTACTGATGGCATTTCTAAAATATTGGAACATATTATTTAAAAATTGTTCTCTGCTGATTTCTTGATTTCCGGAACTTGGATTTAAAATCTCTTCAGCTTTTTTAATGGCTTCGTACTTGGATAAATTCTCCTTATGCATTATAAAATCGATCACATCCATACTTTTTCCGTGGGTTTTGCAATTACTGCTAAAACAATAGGCTGTCTGTGTTTTGTAATACACCTGCATTGATGGCGTTTTATCCTCGTGGAACGGACAACACATTTTCGCATTTTTATCGGGTTTTAAACCGTAATACTGCAAGATTATAGAGAGTGATAACTGGGATTTTATTGCGGAGATTTCCATAGTGAAAAGTTTTTGACTTTTATTACAATACAGCAAAGATATATTAAATTGTATTATTATACAATATATAATTTTATTGATTCTAATATATGGAACTATTTGCTAAATTTGTTGTGTTAAAAGTCCACAATATGAACATCGGTGAAAACATCAAAAGAATAAGACTTGCTAAAAGCCTTTCTCAAAAGGAAGTGACCATTAATGCAAGTTTAGATACTGCACAATACAGCCGTATAGAAAACGGCAAAACAGATCCTTCTGTAAATACTTTGGAACGTATTGCTAAAGCTTTGGGAATAACACTTGCAGAACTTTTTGCTTCTACTGATGAACTCAAAGAAATTAATTCGCTCGATAAATCGCTGATGGAAAAAGTAGCATTGATGGAAAGTCTTTCTCCTGAAGAAAAACAAACCATATACACAATGCTCGACGCTTTTATAGGTAAACGTAAATTGAAAGATGCGCTCTCAAACGTGCTACAAGATGTAAAATAAAAAACTGCCACTCGAAAGAGTGGCAGTTTTTTTATAGGAGGATAATTTCAAAAATTAGTAGATAGAACTTCATCTATGTTAGATTCATAATCTAAAGTGTCTATTTTCCAATTATTCTTTATTACAAGTTTTAATGTTCCTTTTGCTTTTATAATAGAATCTCCAATTTGAATTTTCTCATTCCAACCTGTATGTGTGGGCAAACTGTCATTACCATATACAATATATGTTGCCCCGTGATTAGAATAATCTATTGATTTTCTATCAATAACAGATTTTATAGTCTTGCTTCTAATTTTTTTAAATAATAAATCATTTTCATCATTAGATGGATAAAAATGAAAATAGATTTGGATAGATGCAAAAATCAATACAACCCCTAAAACACCCAAGAAATATTTTCTTTTTGAACTTCTCATTATCTCCCAATTAAAGTAGTTTTAGACCTTGTCCACATAGCTCCAGCTTCAGCCCCAATTCCATAACTTCCCGACTTAGTAGTATATCCATTTTTGTTTTTACCCCATTCATTATAATTAAAATTTTGTGAAGGCGTTAATTTACTTTCATTAGTAGATCCCCCATAAGATCCAGAAACTGGACCAACACCTACATTATACGAATTTCCATAACCTTCATAATCACTTACGTGAAAGTTTCTATTAGGATCTGTTGCCGTTATCGGAATAAAATCAAGACTTAAACCAGCTCCTATACCTAAATTACCTCCAATTGTGTAATAAAAAGAAGAATCTCCATATGAATCCTTAACAAACCCAAATGCTAAATTTAATCCTCCTCCAAGAGCCCAATTTAAAGAAATTTGTGAAGCCATACCGCTTATAGGTGTTTCTAATGCATTTACTTCAATGCCGCTAATATTAGAACTTCCGTAAGAGGTGCTATTGTCTGCTACTTGCGTTACAGAGCCATTTTCGTTCAAAGTATGTGTAGTGTTGCCATCTACTTTTATTGTTCCTGTTGCTCCTACACTATCAACATTTGCATAACCTGCTTCTTTTGCTTGATCTACAGTTTTTACATTCGCGTCATATGTCATAGTGGTTTGATTAGTCTTAGGATCTACCATCTTTATCCAATCGGTTCCCTGTCTTCCATCGGGATCAATAAATCTCAAAGGATTATTAAACGCATAATTGTAAGGACTATGTCTTGTCATTTTCTCCGCCAACGGATCCACAACACCCCATCTTCCCAGATCCGCCATATACATCCTCGCTCCATAATCATACATTCCTATTTCCTGTAATTCCTTTCCATTGTACTTATACTGATAAGCAGGGTTCCCCGCCAACACATTCACCCCCTCATGTTTTAATCCAAAAGGATAATAATTGTTTTCTTCAATGATCTCAACTCCTGATCCGTTATTCATGTAACTTAATCGTACATTTCCTAAATGATCAGTATCGTTGTAAATATACTTATTTTTTACAAAATCAAAATAGCCTTCCGAGGTAGGTACAAATTGTAATGCAGGGGAAGCCGGGGGGCAATCCAAACATGATATCCCTGAATTTTCCAACACATACTGAAAGCCATCCAGATAATCCGTAACGGTATAAGCTAGGCTGGTATTTCCCTGCCAGTCTCTCTTATAATAAGAATATCCTTTTTTAAGTTTTGTCCCGTCAGCCCTGTACAAATAAGAACTAAGGCTCCCGAAAGGACTGGTATTGTTGTTGTTCTTCACTGAGGAAGGAAGATTCAGAAAGTTGTATGTAATCTCATTAATTCCTTTATCTAAATGATTTGTCATATTGCCATTCGAGTCATACCCTATGGTATTTCCTCCACCGCTATATCCTGAATAATTCTGAGCAGCATCTGTTACTTTCAAAAGTCTGTTTCCGGAGTAGGTATAGCTCAGGTTGTCAATCTGCATGGCTAGCCCATTGGTGGTATTTTTAGTATTCCGGTACAGTCGGGTAATATTGCCGTTCAGGTCATATTCTATGGTTTCCCCGAAATGATCTTCTTGAGGTACGGTACTGTCAGGTTCGGAATAATGTCCGTAGTTTAGCCTGTTTAAGCTGTCATAACTATATGAATACCTTTTTAAAACATGATCATTAGATGTTTTCCAATCCACCTCTGCAATGTTTCCATTGTATCTTCCGATAGCGAAAAGAGTATTGGCAGGGGTATGGTATTTAAGTTCATATCCAAATAGTTTTCCGCTCAGGTTGGAAGGGTTATTAATTCTGGTCATCCAGCCACGGATGTTATATTGATAATCAATCTGCTGAAGGGGAGCAGCAGCCACTACTCCGCCTACTTTCTTACTTTCTAATTGGGAAAGTTCATTGTATTTGTTCTGGGCTAATATTTCAACAGGATTACCATTGACCTGATGGGTAAGTTTAACCAACCGGTTCTGGGGGTCATACGTAAAGATTTCTCTGGTGACTATTTCTGGGATTGTTGCTAATCCTAACCTTCTATGATAAGTATTTGTTTGAAGGATGGTTCCTGTAAAGTCTAGTTTATGGTTTAATACGGTATATCCTCCAAGGTGGTTATTGCTTCTCGACCCTATTATTCTGCCTTGGGTATCATACCAGGTAAAGGTTTTGGTCCAGTTGTCATCTTCTATATTCTTCACATAAGTGGCTACAGGAAGTCCTTTGGTCGTGCGGTCCTGTGTCGGATTATCCGTAAGAAGAGGCTGGGCAAATGCATTGGTAACAGCGGGTGATCCTGCAGGATAGGTATCATAATAGTTAACACTTAAAACCGTTTCGATATCAAAAAAATATCCATTGCTGTACTGAACCGGCATTCCGTTTTTGGTAAATCCTGTACTGCTCCTGTTCTCCACTATTATGAGATTCCCTGCCTGGGACTGCATGCTGCTTCTGCTTCCTCCGGCAATGATCCCTGTATAAGCCACTCTTCCGAATGGGTCATATTTGGTAATCAGCCATTTGCTTTTCTCCCGCATATTGGCATCCTGGGTCATGATAAGCCTCTCCGCCTGATCATACACCATATATTCCCAGCCTTTTCCAGGCAGTTTTTTCTCTACCAAACGGTTTCTGCCGTCATAACGGTACTGATAATACAGGTTTTCTACGGCAGCCGGTTCCACAGTGGGCGCGGAAGCCAGTGGAGGGATTACAAAGGACAGCTGGTCATATTCATTGTAAACATAGTACGTATCTGCATTTTGGGCAGCGCTCAGTACTTTTCTCACTAACAAAAGCTGTCCTCTGCCGTTTTTGAATTCTATGGTTTTGTTGCCGTCTTCATCGGTTATTGTGTTCTTATATAGTTGTCCACTATCATAAGTCCCTCCGTAATCAATGGTAGACTTAGTGGCACCATTTTCCCAGGTGGTCGTTGTGGTATATTTAATAACTTCTCCTGTAATATTCACATCATAGTCAAACTTCACAGGCTTATTCTGCCAGGCATTTCCTACCTGGATCTGCTGCTGGATCCTGTTTAAAGGTGAGTTTTCCAAAACTTTTTCAGAATAAATCTTTTCCTGGCCATAGAGATCCGGCCGGGAAGCATTGGTTAATGGAGAGGTGTAAATTGCTCCGTTTTGAGTTCCTTGCTGGGGAACGGGTAAAAATTCTTTTACCTGTCTTCCAAAATCATCATATTCGATATGGCTCACCACATCCCTGCCCAATGGGGAGGATTTGACATTCACGACCTGCTTGGGTCTTCCCAGGCCGTCAAAATACTGAATCGTTTCTGAGGTTTTGGGATTGGCAAGTGCAGGGTCTGATAAATAGGTTTTACTGTAAATATAATTTTCTGCGGGACTCGGTGTTGTTTGCGCCGAGGAAAACCCCACCACAAATAATGCACTGAGGGGTGTAATTATCTTTTTAAAATTTTTCATCGCCTGTTCGTTTTTGTAGTGGTCACCTGGCTTAGAAAATCCTGCGTCGAAGAACTGATATCTTTCTGCCAGATCACTTCCCGGGCAGACAGCATGAAGACTGAGCATACAGTACATACACAGAGATAAAGTTTTTTCATACTTGTGTCCAATTTAAATTATTATTGATCTATTTTGCTGCAAAAATATTATTTTTATCTCACTGTAAAAAGACTTAAAACACTGATTTACTACAAATTCATCATCCGTTAATCTTTCCATCATTTTAAGTGATTATCATTCAAAAGTATTGCTCTAAAGCGACAGAATTTGTCGTATTATTATAAAATCCCGTAATTTATTTTAAAAAGAATAATAACAATATTTCAATACAAAATCTAATCCCCTGTTTTACAATAAATTAAAATCAAAAGCACAATTACTTGGTAAAACATAATACTATCTTTTACATTGGTATGATTTTTAGTACTACCTTTGTATAAATTTTCAGTTATGAAAACAAACCAACAAACTATAAATCAACCGAATCACAAGATAAACTGGTTCCAAAAGTTTCTGATGGTATGCTCCGGAGGAAACATTCATATATTAAGAAAGACCCCAAGTGAGTGGAATAAATTTTCCGGGATAGGAGGCATCGTACTTTTCACGGCAGTTTTTGCAACGCTCTCTGCCGGCTATGCCATGTATACGGTATTTGATAACCTTTGGACAGCAGCCGGGTTCGGCATTCTCTGGGGCTAATGATTTTTAACCTGGACCGCTACATTGTTTCCTCAATAAAAAAAACCGGA contains:
- a CDS encoding CHC2 zinc finger domain-containing protein codes for the protein MEISAIKSQLSLSIILQYYGLKPDKNAKMCCPFHEDKTPSMQVYYKTQTAYCFSSNCKTHGKSMDVIDFIMHKENLSKYEAIKKAEEILNPSSGNQEISREQFLNNMFQYFRNAISNSKPAKEYLEKRNLDNSILEIGYNSGQFHHGERKTEELLKQALEVGLLQDKGLINSRTGEKGYSPFAKWCICFALRNQKNQVTGLYFRSILNDDKAKHYYLKDRKGIYPGYPKKETKKLILTEAIIDCASLLQIKEIRDNYSLISCFGTNGLNEEILKAIKELPELEEIIFCFDQDDAGEKAVKKYAEDLRVMSPTITLSTVELPNKDVNETLQFHNEEIFIDLLEKRKFIFSTEEVVESPSISTERIQVTEEKEITKTEKDEIVKNSKNLNAVDFLEQKDLLKSLNQLIEKAGIIGEENSRLLLFLIIISYLNKNPLHALVQGSSGSGKTHIISRIADLMPQEDVLRFTRITESSLYNWGEFDLHGKIIIIEDLDGLKEDALYALREFISNQVLRSSVTIKDKKGNNKSSHKIVKGQFSSLSATTKGETYEDNMSRSFLLAVDESKEQTQRIIEYQNRRNAGEIDRNEQEKAIGFVQKLVRNLKYYEVINPYATKLNLPEKVHKIRRLNEMYQAVIKQVTFINQYQREVKNGFLITEIEDIEQATEVLFESVVLKVDELDGSLRQFYERLKKYVKNENQEFILREIRQEFNISKTQMFRYIQALTELDYIKQNGGFANKGIKYKISYWDNHQKLRSEIKEFLQNQIRQLKNANGTPQEHKGNAKI
- a CDS encoding helix-turn-helix transcriptional regulator, which codes for MNIGENIKRIRLAKSLSQKEVTINASLDTAQYSRIENGKTDPSVNTLERIAKALGITLAELFASTDELKEINSLDKSLMEKVALMESLSPEEKQTIYTMLDAFIGKRKLKDALSNVLQDVK
- a CDS encoding DUF6443 domain-containing protein — its product is MYCMLSLHAVCPGSDLAERYQFFDAGFSKPGDHYKNEQAMKNFKKIITPLSALFVVGFSSAQTTPSPAENYIYSKTYLSDPALANPKTSETIQYFDGLGRPKQVVNVKSSPLGRDVVSHIEYDDFGRQVKEFLPVPQQGTQNGAIYTSPLTNASRPDLYGQEKIYSEKVLENSPLNRIQQQIQVGNAWQNKPVKFDYDVNITGEVIKYTTTTTWENGATKSTIDYGGTYDSGQLYKNTITDEDGNKTIEFKNGRGQLLLVRKVLSAAQNADTYYVYNEYDQLSFVIPPLASAPTVEPAAVENLYYQYRYDGRNRLVEKKLPGKGWEYMVYDQAERLIMTQDANMREKSKWLITKYDPFGRVAYTGIIAGGSRSSMQSQAGNLIIVENRSSTGFTKNGMPVQYSNGYFFDIETVLSVNYYDTYPAGSPAVTNAFAQPLLTDNPTQDRTTKGLPVATYVKNIEDDNWTKTFTWYDTQGRIIGSRSNNHLGGYTVLNHKLDFTGTILQTNTYHRRLGLATIPEIVTREIFTYDPQNRLVKLTHQVNGNPVEILAQNKYNELSQLESKKVGGVVAAAPLQQIDYQYNIRGWMTRINNPSNLSGKLFGYELKYHTPANTLFAIGRYNGNIAEVDWKTSNDHVLKRYSYSYDSLNRLNYGHYSEPDSTVPQEDHFGETIEYDLNGNITRLYRNTKNTTNGLAMQIDNLSYTYSGNRLLKVTDAAQNYSGYSGGGNTIGYDSNGNMTNHLDKGINEITYNFLNLPSSVKNNNNTSPFGSLSSYLYRADGTKLKKGYSYYKRDWQGNTSLAYTVTDYLDGFQYVLENSGISCLDCPPASPALQFVPTSEGYFDFVKNKYIYNDTDHLGNVRLSYMNNGSGVEIIEENNYYPFGLKHEGVNVLAGNPAYQYKYNGKELQEIGMYDYGARMYMADLGRWGVVDPLAEKMTRHSPYNYAFNNPLRFIDPDGRQGTDWIKMVDPKTNQTTMTYDANVKTVDQAKEAGYANVDSVGATGTIKVDGNTTHTLNENGSVTQVADNSTSYGSSNISGIEVNALETPISGMASQISLNWALGGGLNLAFGFVKDSYGDSSFYYTIGGNLGIGAGLSLDFIPITATDPNRNFHVSDYEGYGNSYNVGVGPVSGSYGGSTNESKLTPSQNFNYNEWGKNKNGYTTKSGSYGIGAEAGAMWTRSKTTLIGR